TAAAACCCAAGTTACATTCCTTGAATCACCAAAATTTATTAACCATGAAACTATCACATTTTTTAGGGACATTTCTGTTGTTGAGTGCTGTTTTTTCTTGCAAAAAATCAGAACAGCTCAATATTGATTATCCCGCAGCTTTTGTCGTGAATGGAGCTTCCAATAACGTGGTGGTAATTGATTTAAATACCGACCTGAAGACAGGGACACTAGGCTTAGACGGTGCTACCTTTCCTCACCACATTTACCTCAGCCCCGACAAATCTCAAATCGCCGTGGCCATCACTTCTACCGATTTGAGTGCCGGTCATGGTGGGCATGGTACAGGAACCGCTGCCTACCAGGTAATCATCCTTGATACAAAAACTGGCGAAATACATCACTCTATTGCACTGGATAAGTTGCCCCACAATGCAGCCTATTCTCCTGATGGCAAAGAGCTATGGGTGGGACAGGCGGACGCTGCGCAAAGCAAAATTTTGGTATTTAATACTTCGGATTTTTCACAGAAGGCCAGCATCAATGTGGGAAAAGGCCTTTCTGAAACTACCTTTTCTGTAGAT
The genomic region above belongs to Haliscomenobacter hydrossis DSM 1100 and contains:
- a CDS encoding YncE family protein gives rise to the protein MKLSHFLGTFLLLSAVFSCKKSEQLNIDYPAAFVVNGASNNVVVIDLNTDLKTGTLGLDGATFPHHIYLSPDKSQIAVAITSTDLSAGHGGHGTGTAAYQVIILDTKTGEIHHSIALDKLPHNAAYSPDGKELWVGQADAAQSKILVFNTSDFSQKASINVGKGLSETTFSVDGTKVYAANTDDNTIAIIKAADKSILTTLSVGTAPVGAWPAENGKMYADNETSKTVSEIDVATNAITATINLGFKPGYVAYSDHHAELWVSDADNGKVVYFKLVAGKWTKEGEISTGADAHAIAFNADGTKAFVTNQGAGTLSIIKMSDHTKIKDIAVGDMPNGIALNL